A segment of the Frankiaceae bacterium genome:
ACCCGCGCCGGCGACACTCCACCCTCGGCTACCTCAGCCCCGCCGACTACGAAGCCAAGCACCGGGCTCGACACCACACCGAGACCGCCGCATGATGCCCGTCACCACACCCGCACCGTCCGGGAAAACGGGGGCACTCCAGTGAGCGCCTCACGCAGCTCCTCGACGGTGACCTCGATGTAGTAGTCGGTGGGGGTGCTGCGGTCGTGGCCGAGCGCCTCCTTCGTCATGGCGGGGCTGTAGGTGCGGTTGAGCCACGGGTCGGCGGTCCTCGACGTAGCGGAGCAGGAACTCCCGCAGCCCGGGGGTCATCGGGATGGTGCGCGGGACGCTGCCCTTGCCCCACACGTCGATGGTGCCGGCGGCGAAGTCGAGGTCGCACAGCCGGAGCAGCAGGATCTCGCCGGTCCGCAGCAGCGCCCGCTCGGCGAGCATGATCACCAGGGTGTCGAGCATCGGGTCGGACCCGACCCGGCACAGCTGCCGGACCACGGCGGCCTCGGCCCGGGTGTAGCCGCGGCGGTGCGACGAGCGTGGCTTGCCCGGCAGCCGCAGCGCCTTGGCCACAGCCGCGTCGGCGTAGCCCATCGCGTCGAGCCACGCCCAGAAGTGCCGGAACGCCTGGACGGCGGTGATGTGGGTGCGGACGCCGGTGACGCGGCGGACCCGCTGCGCGCGCGGGTCGGGCCGGGAGGCGAGCCGGGCGGTGATGAGGTTGCTCAGGTCGCCGGTGCGGACCGTCGCCACGTCAGCCGCGCCGTGCGCGATGGCGAGCCGCCGGGTCCACGTCCGGTAGGTGCGGCGGGCGTTCGGCGACAGCGCGAGGAACCCGGTCGTCTCGTACTCGGCCAGCGCCTCGTCCAGCGTGCGCGTCGGCGCCAGCGGCGCGCCGGCGGGGGCGACGGTGCCGCTCCGGCGGCGCAGCAGCTCGAGCACCCTCGCGACCAGCGGCGCGACCTCGTCGTCGAGACCGGCGGCCTCCACGCAGGCCAGCACGTCGAGCGCGAAC
Coding sequences within it:
- a CDS encoding site-specific integrase, translated to MPSPADRTAHRTADPAGLAALCAAVEAELRALDPAGVLAGVATAAGVAAAGRGTDALKDPAFALDVLACVEAAGLDDEVAPLVARVLELLRRRSGTVAPAGAPLAPTRTLDEALAEYETTGFLALSPNARRTYRTWTRRLAIAHGAADVATVRTGDLSNLITARLASRPDPRAQRVRRVTGVRTHITAVQAFRHFWAWLDAMGYADAAVAKALRLPGKPRSSHRRGYTRAEAAVVRQLCRVGSDPMLDTLVIMLAERALLRTGEILLLRLCDLDFAAGTIDVWGKGSVPRTIPMTPGLREFLLRYVEDRRPVAQPHLQPRHDEGGARPRPQHPHRLLHRGHRRGAA